A genomic segment from Nematostella vectensis chromosome 6, jaNemVect1.1, whole genome shotgun sequence encodes:
- the LOC5508322 gene encoding histamine H2 receptor, giving the protein MNDLSLSNQSEFVSDCPGFLVERWPYGLHERSMFIATSVLNIPFGLMAIAGNALILCAIFRNISLHQPSYMLLCSLVLSDFCVGFLVQPMYGLWKVFEIRRNFQVYCHLGTIFSALSIALSGVSFLNILLVTLDRFLALFLHLRYNSMVTMHRTRLAIFVIWVVGATNSAIQFIDRKFYFMSSCAIIFLSIPITLVCYYQIFRVIKRLKKQVSVAPQKNTMENNNNNSNNNNNTMAHYKKSVVSVFYIYGLFFLCYLPYTCTMVYMLVYTRGVRTDMTYHVSGTIVLLNSSLNPIIYCWKIRELRQAVKRIIPVFN; this is encoded by the coding sequence ATGAACGACTTATCGTTATCTAATCAAAGCGAATTCGTCAGCGATTGCCCTGGATTTTTAGTGGAACGCTGGCCATACGGTTTGCATGAACGCAGTATGTTTATCGCCACTAGTGTATTGAACATACCATTTGGTCTCATGGCGATTGCTGGGAATGCTCTCATACTCTGCGCTATCTTTCGTAACATCTCCTTACATCAGCCATCTTACATGCTCCTCTGCAGCTTGGTACTTAGCGATTTTTGTGTTGGGTTTCTAGTACAGCCGATGTACGGTTTATGGAAAGTCTTTGAAATCCGAAGAAACTTTCAAGTGTACTGCCACCTAGGGACGATCTTCAGCGCTTTGTCTATAGCCCTCTCTGGCGTCTCGTTCTTGAATATCTTGCTCGTCACGTTAGACAGGTTTCTAGCGCTGTTCCTCCATCTTCGCTACAACTCGATGGTAACCATGCACAGAACGAGACTTGCGATTTTTGTCATATGGGTCGTCGGTGCGACAAACTCGGCCATTCAATTTATCGACAGAAAGTTCTACTTTATGTCTAGTTGTGCCATCATATTTCTGAGCATACCAATAACACTTGTTTGCTACTATCAGATATTCCGTGTGATCAAACGACTGAAAAAACAAGTGTCAGTGGCACCGCAGAAAAATACcatggaaaataataataataatagtaataataataataataccatGGCGCACTACAAGAAGTCTGTCGTCAGTGTTTTCTATATTTACGGACTGTTTTTCTTGTGCTATTTGCCTTACACCTGCACCATGGTCTACATGCTGGTCTATACTCGTGGAGTACGGACCGATATGACTTATCACGTGtctggtactatagttctcctTAATTCATCTCTGAACCCGATCATTTATTGCTGGAAGATAAGAGAGTTAAGGCAGGCCGTAAAACGCATTATCCCAGTGTTTAACTGA